One genomic window of Parasteatoda tepidariorum isolate YZ-2023 chromosome 9, CAS_Ptep_4.0, whole genome shotgun sequence includes the following:
- the LOC107456761 gene encoding uncharacterized transmembrane protein DDB_G0289901, whose product MKIKEYGFFLLHLGILLVPSLGSGLDWEQQGEDQWHYDPVISYNAGPTNNNQGYSQQNQNNRGANWNPGDSQQKDSAAWDSGRNQQQNRGWNQQDTQLKDDGRWNNQPDNRNWGPSDTQFKDDSVSNAVGNQRPDQTWTQGGDSQTKDTANWGARGEDSNRMFRPEDTQFKDPGSWSNEGNDISGRNWRENDAQRKDSWNADGRGNWNPDDSQIKDSGNGGGDWNNRDEQVKVTPAWDQGVNQQLPGAVTGAGWTPDDGSNAITGDSLGPSGDSYVPPIDDSIQDSFPNQGQPPLDNSNRPDTSPGIIESNLRGDSGGDYGQNVPENTGGFDGFPANNGRVPQGNYKGGDEGRYAGDDPSQWRLEDSIPGTPGVDYPNYNTIPTTGFDCKQHENPGYYGDVEAQCQVFHICQADGRHDAFLCPLGTIFNQQYFVCVWWFNFNCDDTAMYYGLNADLYKGGHGAQGNFKGDSYPGGTTSGAGGPFTTPTPVDISDNGPGYVGPINRNDLPDQNLRPVGDRGVIGVPGSGDIGQPNPDLGGNYAPDEAVAPIPGSTPGFQRPTERPVISVPGTGPGTGVTSPQGDSNAYGPNTDGKINRNEGKKNWGPDQGSKRNDNRNGNWNNRGVKGGDWGESNSNQKSRLWNGAENEFGSSLEKRWGSDIDDSVRESWNDQRESSAVQEPVWLNRAYVSDVDEPVWNNNQPEYDDVLGAGTALVSRESPQSREWRLENEVSDVSKEKTTSSLERELEDLSKETDFSRRKKKTDNTNTNEKKKAALKNNTNKWWRDAKMFLEKTDKVSHNSSYTKPREEPILDSTDSSLGDVNVYFDLNRDYTSDKSAKQRIWTLL is encoded by the exons GGATATTGCTAGTGCCTTCCTTAGGATCGGGACTAGATTGGGAACAACAAGGAGAGGATCAGTGGCATTATGATCCAGTCATATCTTACAACGCTGGACCTACAAATAATAACCAAGGTTATTCACAGCAGAACCAGAACAATAGAGGAGCAAACTGGAATCCGGGAGATTCTCAGCAAAAAGATTCCGCAGCTTGGGATAGCGGTAGGAATCAACAACAAAACAGAGGATGGAATCAACAAGACACCCAGCTTAAGGATGACGGAAGATGGAACAATCAGCCAGATAACAGAAACTGGGGCCCATCAGACACGCAATTTAAAGATGACAGCGTATCAAATGCAGTTGGAAACCAGAGACCAGACCAAACGTGGACTCAAGGTGGTGATAGTCAAACAAAGGACACTGCTAATTGGGGCGCAAGGGGTGAAGACTCGAACAGAATGTTTAGACCTGAAGACACTCAGTTTAAAGATCCTGGCTCTTGGTCTAATGAAggaaatgatatttctggtagaAATTGGAGAGAAAATGATGCTCAAAGAAAGGATTCATGGAATGCTGATGGAAGAGGTAATTGGAATCCTGATGATTCTCAAATAAAAGATTCGGGAAACGGAGGTGGTGATTGGAATAACAGAGACGAACAAGTAAAAGTAACTCCGGCATGGGATCAGGGGGTCAATCAGCAACTTCCAGGGGCAGTTACAGGTGCTGGATGGACACCTGATGATGGCAGTAATGCAATAACTGGAGATTCATTAGGACCATCAGGTGATTCCTACGTACCGCCAATAGATGATTCAATACAAGATAGTTTCCCGAATCAAGGACAGCCACCTCTCGATAATTCTAATCGACCGGATACTTCACCAGGTATTATTGAAAGCAATCTCAGAGGTGACAGTGGTGGGGATTATGGTCAAAATGTTCCAGAAAACACTGGGGGATTCGATGGATTTCCAGCAAATAATGGGAGAGTTCCTCAAGGCAATTACAAAGGGGGTGATGAAGGAAGGTATGCAGGTGATGACCCAAGTCAGTGGCGTTTAGAAGATTCTATACCCGGAACTCCTGGTGTCGATTATCCAAACTACAACACTATTCCGACTACAGGATTTGATTGCAAACAACATGAAAATCCTGGATATTATGGTGACGTTGAAGCGCAATGTCAA GTATTTCATATTTGCCAAGCTGATGGCCGCCATGACGCCTTCCTTTGTCCATTGGGAACTATATTTAATCAGCAATATTTTGTCTGCGTTTGGTGGTTCAATTTCAATTGTGATGACACAGCCATGTATTATGGATTGAATGCTGATCTGTACAAGGGTGGTCATGGAGCTCAAGGAAACTTCAAAGGAGACTCATATCCCGGAGGAACGACATCAGGAGCGGGAGGTCCTTTTACGACACCAACACCAGTAGATATTTCTGACAATGGACCTGGTTATGTAGGACCAATAAACCGCAATGATTTGCCTGACCAAAATCTTCGACCAGTTGGTGATCGAGGTGTCATTGGAGTACCAGGAAGTGGGGATATTGGACAACCAAATCCAGATCTCGGGGGAAACTATGCACCAGACGAGGCTGTTGCTCCTATTCCAGGTTCAACTCCAGGTTTCCAAAGGCCTACCGAGAGACCCGTAATTAGCGTGCCTGGAACAGGACCTGGGACTGGCGTTACTTCACCACAAGGAGATTCCAATGCATACGGACCAAACACAGATGGAAAGATAAATCGAAATGAAGGTAAGAAAAACTGGGGTCCCGATCAAGGGTCTAAAAGGAACGATAACCGAAATGGAAATTGGAACAATAGGGGTGTTAAAGGTGGTGATTGGGGTGAAAGTAACAGCAATCAAAAAAGTCGATTGTGGAATGGTGCTGAAAACGAATTCGGAAGTAGTTTAGAGAAAAGATGGGGGTCTGATATCGATGATTCCGTGAGAGAAAGCTGGAATGACCAGCGAGAGTCTTCCGCCGTTCAAGAACCTGTTTGGCTGAATCGGGCGTACGTATCAGATGTTGATGAACCCGTATGGAATAATAATCAGCCGGAATATGATGATGTTTTGGGAGCGGGAACTGCTCTCGTCTCCAGAGAATCGCCACAATCAAGGGAGTGGAGATTAGAGAATGAAGTTTCCGATGTGTCTAAGGAAAAAACGACTTCTTCATTGGAGAGAGAGCTCGAGGATTTGAGTAAGGAAACTGACTTCAGCCGCAGAAAGAAGAAGACAGATAACACCAATACCAATGAAAAGAAGAAAGctgctttgaaaaataacactAACAAGTGGTGGAGAgatgcaaaaatgtttcttgaAAAAACTGACAAGGTATCCCACAATTCATCTTATACGAAGCCCCGAGAGGAACCCATTTTAGACAGTACTGACTCTTCACTAGGTGatgtaaatgtatattttgactTGAACCGTGACTATACATCTGATAAAAGTGCAAAACAAAGAATATGGACTCTCTTATGA